Proteins from a single region of Harmonia axyridis chromosome 4, icHarAxyr1.1, whole genome shotgun sequence:
- the LOC123677474 gene encoding uncharacterized protein LOC123677474 isoform X2: MPKLKKPLESTRTSSRRQASKEALKQLQLLLDDEDDDAFVIPEEEDKKDIRLEPTPKKRVVSPIIDSPPPKKKYKLSHRKSSDGNDRDVIVLKSISNSNYVPNENTLELECFVEELSDVQKEMQKKAELEERELQAKLDELIKSKKAEVVYQGEMSSAIEVNELISACGKKSVFKPSEIPQLNELGEQSAPTIQLVMDPRTGIIVGSMHSTNQVQISTPPIAKNKLQISSAVKAVASLPQNTPTPAPRNMRSRRGGISTPPALVQSRTNTSTLTRSNSHGVITRGNSNTTRSNNSVRGLPQSGASSPTIQTRGMKSIPTIQTRNNKATPPTTSKRPIINVPVEKQKQVVDLTSEENRNQADNREIAFSKLQGKTYPSLVVVARPHLRVTDLSIDRPKLDAKVKSVLMHPPTKFTEWLIQQGLIRAEQKCPVHSNTQLKLGMYSDVAKFPFSGGYVWISECCPQRFVSVFNGSIFEGSPHPPVVMLKLIYHWACQTNIQNVTQWVKVDNLYVKGVYVWLRGICTVAVQSRLRQLGGPGCRIEVGVISLGTTSHDGNQRQVKVEVLGVLESSTKYLRLRAVEPMPDGDRNFRKKFLKILEPILSWVHPASTIVTDLTVDKATLHHMGFTNVIQTTSNDYSQSNRTIMEFLRRIVPRMFQNTLSLLSRQIIQQFLDELVWREWFGITSQLAFDNILAHLAEQTRSNTHTPLVLRLNKVAANPFRCWSNNAGSPIPGNSATPTPAPRASKISEEASSTSKNPPQASAAAAATPAKTPVPEVKKYGRGKKNNAPQVQVVQERPNKPVSPDVPEQMVPLENYYYGTIDPLITSSSKVTLNMKCPFCKSSFDNNILLQNHLFKHAHNVSNDAYLCRYCLTSVSTANELIHHVNKCHPGETKFDYGFVCLICEIHYMNPFVLGKHMSKEHIPHELPYQCGSCSFRCSNHKQVIDHFYLKHDGGATIQCPFCLKSTTVWSSGRNVAQNIHYFIQHLQKHQKKQFAKRCGKCNLWFVQKEVLKEHQQKMHISLRGKAGLVPYASPRNGVMVPKSKIDKDPCDAEVINFSSLYYNVSSDSVCKECNQTISSSKHFPSFDNCQNPNCQYSTCCAIAMMTHNAKCKGLNSVIPPETLPYEMFCVCGFRDVDGNSMAKHLAICEKKSAYPSEAEAKSATVMHSMLDILGLVRKPEEKPSETIPIEEKTEDSLKTTKKAIDSTEINILSDEEDESPVSVEILEKNKPNENDSTLESTIKEENTAIIDKQNSNIDDKVIENKKESEEDTIIDIESDEDIVINDEVITKSPQDIPKKEEKQNLEVLDDDNENETEEIKIDLNKEQKENEFEINEIPEVSNSPSEKGTTDHDIEKDLMTEKEENEVKSTEVETEKKIEADITEQKMETDQTEKSIDSDEIETDQTEKNLDSDEIENEQIEKENEGNLNEKEIETENSSQIEQIEGEVESDKIEKEIDDTNMNIEIHHTEKEMPTENTAMEVDHDEKEMEVDHDDKEMELDHDDKEMEVDHDEKEMEIDQDKKEMEIDHNEKEIKIDQKEIRTEETQKDNEIENTVKGIEENDMEGNIDTVETEKSECQSPKNLEGEVEENLTKEKIGTNHPEEQINNVEFESDSAKLAANEEENLESLVTLDEVPMEKNKNDEKVDLEETNNENDNKKDNEITEISGDSSENATENDQQLNDEKDGDIQEQEVVTQQNESNTVSDPNSCQEKSPVFDEVIDDKTLVGTPCKDSENENVQEDNLINDVLATDNVPTTNLNLTEGSASMDVD; the protein is encoded by the exons ATGCCTAAACTCAAAAAGCCTTTGGAATCGACAAGGACTTCTTCCAGAAGACAAGCAAGCAAAGAGGCTCTTAAACAGCTCCAATTATTATTGGATGATGAAGATGACGATGCATTTGTAATaccagaagaagaagataaaaaGGATATACGTCTGGAACCTACTCCTAAAAAAAGAGTT GTATCGCCAATTATAGATTCGCCACCACCCAAGAAAAAATACAAACTTAGTCATAGAAAATCATCTGATGGGAATG ATCGAGATGTTATTGTGCTGAAGAGTATATCCAACTCTAATTATGTTCCCAATGAGAATACCTTGGAATTAGAATGTTTCGTTGAAGAACTGTCAGATGTTCAGAAAGAGATGCAAAAAAAAGCAGAATTGGAGGAAAGAGAACTCCAAGCCAAATTAGATGAATtaataaaaagcaaaaaggCAGAAGTTGTTTATCAAGGTGAAATGAGTTCAGCAATAGAAGTTAATGAGCTTATCTCAGCAT gtggtaaaaaatcagttttcaagCCAAGCGAAATTCCACAACTTAATGAACTGGGCGAACAGTCCGCTCCAACTATCCAATTGGTTATGGATCCTAGGACAGGTATTATTGTCGGGAGTATGCATAGTACAAACCAAGTACAAATTTCTACTCCTCCAATCGCAAAAAATAAACTTCAGATTTCTTCAGCCGTCAAGGCTGTTGCATCGTTACCACAAAATACACCCACTCCAGCCCCAAGAAATATGAGGTCGAGAAGAGGGGGAATATCTACTCCTCCAGCTTTAGTACAATCGAGAACAAATACTTCTACACTTACTAGATCGAACAGTCATGGTGTAATAACAAGAGGAAATTCAAATACCACTAGATCAAATAATTCGGTTAGGGGACTTCCACAGAGTGGAGCGTCTTCTCCAACAATACAAACGAGAGGAATGAAAAGTATACCCACAATTCAGACTAGGAATAATAAAGCAACACCACCAACCACCAGTAAGAGG CCTATCATTAATGTTcctgttgaaaaacaaaaacaagtGGTAGATTTGACGTCAGAGGAAAATCGTAATCAGGCAGATAACAGGGAAATTGCATTTAGTAAGCTTCAGGGAAAAACTTATCCATCATTAGTAGTAGTTGCAAGACCGCATCTCAGAGTTACCGATTTATCTATAGACAGACCAAAACTTGATGCTAAGGTGAAAAGTGTTTTAATGCATCCTCCTACTAAATTCACAGAGTG GTTGATTCAACAAGGCCTAATTCGTGCTGAACAAAAATGTCCTGTGCACAGTAATACCCAACTTAAATTGGGAATGTACAGTGATGTTGCCAAATTTCCATTTTCGGGTGGTTATGTTTGGATATCCGAGTGCTGTCCTCAAAGATTTGTGTCGGTTTTTAATGGTTCAATCTTTGAAGGATCACCCCATCCACCTGTTGTCATGTTAAAGCTCATTTATCATTGGGCTTGCCAGACAAATATTCAGAATGTCACTCAATGG GTTAAAGTGGATAATCTATATGTGAAAGGTGTATATGTATGGCTCAGAGGTATATGTACAGTTGCTGTACAAAGCCGGCTACGACAGTTGGGTGGCCCCGGATGTCGCATAGAAGTAGGCGTGATTTCATTGGGAACCACATCCCATGATGGAAATCAAAGGCAAGTCAAAGTGGAAGTACTAGGAGTATTGGAGTCGAGCACTAAATACCTTAGACTACGAGCGGTGGAACCCATGCCTGATGGAGACAGAAACTTTagaaagaaattcttgaagattTTAGAACCAATTCTGAGTTGG GTGCACCCTGCCAGTACCATCGTGACTGATTTAACCGTAGATAAAGCTACTTTACATCATATGGGTTTTACGAATGTGATTCAAACTACTTCGAATGATTACAGTCAGAGCAATAGAACTATAATGGAATTTTTGAGAAGGATTGTTCCTAGAATGTTCCAAAATACTTTGTCTCTTTTATCAAGACAAATTATCCAACAATTTCTGGACGAGCTAGTTTGGAGGGAGTGGTTTGGTATAACTTCTCAATTG GCATTCGACAATATTCTTGCACATCTAGCTGAGCAAACTAGATCGAATACACACACACCTCTTGTGCTCAGATTGAATAAAGTTGCGGCAAACCCGTTCAGATGTTGGAGCAACAATGCTGGAAGTCCGATACCTGGCAACAGTGCAACACCAACTCCTGCACCTCGTGCATCCAAAATCTCTGAAGAGGCATCGTCCACGTCCAAGAACCCCCCTCAAGCATCAGCAGCAGCGGCTGCTACACCTGCCAAGACTCCTGTTCCGGAAGTGAAAAAATACGGAAGAGGAAAAAAGAACAATGCTCCCCAAGTCCAA GTTGTTCAAGAACGTCCGAACAAGCCCGTATCACCAGACGTTCCCGAGCAAATGGTGCCCCTCGAGAATTACTATTACGGTACAATAGACCCCCTGATCACCTCTTCGTCGAAGGTCACCCTAAACATGAAATGTCCCTTCTGCAAGAGCAGCTTCGACAACAACATCCTCCTTCAGAACCATCTCTTCAAGCATGCACACAACGTTTCCAACGATGCCTACCTGTGCCGTTATTGTTTGACGAGCGTGTCTACGGCCAACGAACTGATCCACCACGTCAACAAGTGCCATCCCGGAGAGACCAAATTCGACTACGGCTTCGTGTGTCTGATTTGCGAGATACATTACATGAATCCGTTTGTGTTGGGCAAGCACATGTCGAAAGAACACATCCCCCACGAATTACCCTACCAGTGTGGAAGCTGCTCGTTCAGGTGCTCGAATCACAAGCAGGTCATCgatcatttttatttgaaacatgACGGTGGAGCCACGATACAATGTCCGTTCTGTCTGAAATCTACAACCGTTTGGTCAA gtGGAAGGAATGTTGCCCAAAATATTCACTACTTCATCCAACATCTTCAAAAACACCAGAAGAAGCAATTCGCTAAAAGATGTGGCAAATGCAATCTCTGGTTCGTTCAAAAGGAAGTCTTGAAAGAGCACCAGCAAAAAATGCATATATCCCTACGTGGCAAAGCGGGACTAGTACCTTACGCTTCGCCTAGGAATGGAGTGATGGTGCCAAAATCGAAAATTGACAAGGATCCATGCGATGCGGAAGTTATCAATTTTTCTTCTCTTTATTATAATGTTTCCAGCGATTCTGTATGCAAGGAATGCAATCAGACTATCTCATCTTCCAAACATTTCCC atcgtTCGATAACTGTCAGAATCCTAACTGTCAATATTCCACGTGTTGTGCCATTGCCATGATGACTCACAATGCAAAATGTAAAGGACTGAACTCTGTGATACCACCAGAAACACTTCCTTATGAAATGTTTTGTGTCTGTGGCTTCAGAGACGTTGATG GAAATTCGATGGCGAAGCATTTAGCAATCTGCGAAAAGAAATCAGCCTATCCCTCGGAAGCAGAAGCAAAATCTGCGACAGTAATGCATAGTATGTTAGATATTTTGGGTTTAGTTAGAAAACCTGAAGAAAAGCCATCTGAAACTATTCCCATCGAAGAGAAGACTGAGGACTCGTTGAAAACTACTAAAAAAGCAATAGATTCGACTGAGATAAATATACTTTCTGATGAAGAGGATGAAAGTCCTGTAAGTGTtgaaattctggaaaaaaacaaaccaaatgaaaatgattcCACATTAGAGAGTACaattaaagaagaaaatacaGCTATTATTGATAAACAAAATTCCAATATCGATGACAAGGTTATTGAAAATAAGAAGGAAAGTGAGGAAGACACGATTATAGATATTGAATCCGATGAAGATATAGTAATCAATGATGAAGTCATAACTAAATCTCCACAAGATATACcaaaaaaagaggaaaaacaaaatttagaaGTACTTGATGATGACAATGAAAAcgaaactgaagaaataaaaattgactTGAATAAAGAACagaaagaaaatgaatttgaaattaatgaaattccaGAAGTGAGTAATTCCCCCAGTGAAAAAGGTACCACTGATCATGATATAGAAAAGGATCTCATGacagaaaaagaagagaatgaagtAAAATCTACCGAAGTGGAAACTGAGAAGAAGATAGAAGCAGATATCACTGAACAGAAGATGGAAACAGATCAGACTGAAAAAAGTATAGATAGTGATGAGATAGAAACAGATCagactgaaaaaaatttagataGTGATGAGATAGAGAATGAACAGATTGAGAAAGAGAATGAAGGAAATCTTAATGAAAAAGAGATTGAAACAGAGAATTCTTCTCAAATAGAACAAATTGAAGGAGAGGTGGAAtctgataaaattgaaaaagaaatagatGATACAAATATGAACATCGAGATCCATCACACTGAAAAAGAGATGCCAACAGAAAATACGGCAATGGAAGTAGATCATGATGAAAAAGAAATGGAAGTAGATCATGATGATAAAGAAATGGAACTAGATCATGATGATAAAGAAATGGAAGTAGATCATGATGAAAAAGAAATGGAAATAGACCAAGATAAAAAAGAAATGGAAATAGAtcataatgaaaaagaaataaaaatagatCAAAAAGAAATAAGAACAGAGGAGACTCAAAAAGATAATGAAATAGAGAATACTGTGAAgggaattgaagaaaatgatatGGAAGGAAATATTGATACAGTTGAAACAGAAAAAAGTGAATGCCAATCGCCAAAAAATCTTGAGGGAGAGGTTGAAGAAAATCTTACTAAAGAAAAAATCGGAACAAACCATCCTGAAGAACAAATAAATAATGTTGAATTTGAAAGTGATTCAGCAAAACTGGCTgcaaatgaagaagaaaatttggAATCATTGGTCACGCTTGATGAAGTTCCaatggaaaaaaataagaacgatgaaaaagttgatttggaagaaacaaataatgaaaatgataataaaaaagatAATGAAATTACAGAAATTTCTGGAGATAGCAGTGAAAATGCAACGGAGAATGACCAGCAATTAAATGATGAAAAAGATGGAGATATTCAAGAACAGGAAGTTGTAACACAACAAAATGAATCAAATACAGTTTCTGATCCAAATTCTTGTCAAGAAAAATCTCCAGTATTTGACGAAGTTATTGACGACAAAACGTTAGTTGGTACACCATGCAAAGATAGTGAAAACGAAAATGTGCAAGAagataatttaattaatgacgTTTTAGCAACTGATAATGTTCCGACTACTAATTTAAATTTGACAGAAGGTTCGGCGAGTATGGATGTGGACTAG
- the LOC123677474 gene encoding uncharacterized protein LOC123677474 isoform X1 yields the protein MKIAMPKLKKPLESTRTSSRRQASKEALKQLQLLLDDEDDDAFVIPEEEDKKDIRLEPTPKKRVVSPIIDSPPPKKKYKLSHRKSSDGNDRDVIVLKSISNSNYVPNENTLELECFVEELSDVQKEMQKKAELEERELQAKLDELIKSKKAEVVYQGEMSSAIEVNELISACGKKSVFKPSEIPQLNELGEQSAPTIQLVMDPRTGIIVGSMHSTNQVQISTPPIAKNKLQISSAVKAVASLPQNTPTPAPRNMRSRRGGISTPPALVQSRTNTSTLTRSNSHGVITRGNSNTTRSNNSVRGLPQSGASSPTIQTRGMKSIPTIQTRNNKATPPTTSKRPIINVPVEKQKQVVDLTSEENRNQADNREIAFSKLQGKTYPSLVVVARPHLRVTDLSIDRPKLDAKVKSVLMHPPTKFTEWLIQQGLIRAEQKCPVHSNTQLKLGMYSDVAKFPFSGGYVWISECCPQRFVSVFNGSIFEGSPHPPVVMLKLIYHWACQTNIQNVTQWVKVDNLYVKGVYVWLRGICTVAVQSRLRQLGGPGCRIEVGVISLGTTSHDGNQRQVKVEVLGVLESSTKYLRLRAVEPMPDGDRNFRKKFLKILEPILSWVHPASTIVTDLTVDKATLHHMGFTNVIQTTSNDYSQSNRTIMEFLRRIVPRMFQNTLSLLSRQIIQQFLDELVWREWFGITSQLAFDNILAHLAEQTRSNTHTPLVLRLNKVAANPFRCWSNNAGSPIPGNSATPTPAPRASKISEEASSTSKNPPQASAAAAATPAKTPVPEVKKYGRGKKNNAPQVQVVQERPNKPVSPDVPEQMVPLENYYYGTIDPLITSSSKVTLNMKCPFCKSSFDNNILLQNHLFKHAHNVSNDAYLCRYCLTSVSTANELIHHVNKCHPGETKFDYGFVCLICEIHYMNPFVLGKHMSKEHIPHELPYQCGSCSFRCSNHKQVIDHFYLKHDGGATIQCPFCLKSTTVWSSGRNVAQNIHYFIQHLQKHQKKQFAKRCGKCNLWFVQKEVLKEHQQKMHISLRGKAGLVPYASPRNGVMVPKSKIDKDPCDAEVINFSSLYYNVSSDSVCKECNQTISSSKHFPSFDNCQNPNCQYSTCCAIAMMTHNAKCKGLNSVIPPETLPYEMFCVCGFRDVDGNSMAKHLAICEKKSAYPSEAEAKSATVMHSMLDILGLVRKPEEKPSETIPIEEKTEDSLKTTKKAIDSTEINILSDEEDESPVSVEILEKNKPNENDSTLESTIKEENTAIIDKQNSNIDDKVIENKKESEEDTIIDIESDEDIVINDEVITKSPQDIPKKEEKQNLEVLDDDNENETEEIKIDLNKEQKENEFEINEIPEVSNSPSEKGTTDHDIEKDLMTEKEENEVKSTEVETEKKIEADITEQKMETDQTEKSIDSDEIETDQTEKNLDSDEIENEQIEKENEGNLNEKEIETENSSQIEQIEGEVESDKIEKEIDDTNMNIEIHHTEKEMPTENTAMEVDHDEKEMEVDHDDKEMELDHDDKEMEVDHDEKEMEIDQDKKEMEIDHNEKEIKIDQKEIRTEETQKDNEIENTVKGIEENDMEGNIDTVETEKSECQSPKNLEGEVEENLTKEKIGTNHPEEQINNVEFESDSAKLAANEEENLESLVTLDEVPMEKNKNDEKVDLEETNNENDNKKDNEITEISGDSSENATENDQQLNDEKDGDIQEQEVVTQQNESNTVSDPNSCQEKSPVFDEVIDDKTLVGTPCKDSENENVQEDNLINDVLATDNVPTTNLNLTEGSASMDVD from the exons ATGAAG ATCGCAATGCCTAAACTCAAAAAGCCTTTGGAATCGACAAGGACTTCTTCCAGAAGACAAGCAAGCAAAGAGGCTCTTAAACAGCTCCAATTATTATTGGATGATGAAGATGACGATGCATTTGTAATaccagaagaagaagataaaaaGGATATACGTCTGGAACCTACTCCTAAAAAAAGAGTT GTATCGCCAATTATAGATTCGCCACCACCCAAGAAAAAATACAAACTTAGTCATAGAAAATCATCTGATGGGAATG ATCGAGATGTTATTGTGCTGAAGAGTATATCCAACTCTAATTATGTTCCCAATGAGAATACCTTGGAATTAGAATGTTTCGTTGAAGAACTGTCAGATGTTCAGAAAGAGATGCAAAAAAAAGCAGAATTGGAGGAAAGAGAACTCCAAGCCAAATTAGATGAATtaataaaaagcaaaaaggCAGAAGTTGTTTATCAAGGTGAAATGAGTTCAGCAATAGAAGTTAATGAGCTTATCTCAGCAT gtggtaaaaaatcagttttcaagCCAAGCGAAATTCCACAACTTAATGAACTGGGCGAACAGTCCGCTCCAACTATCCAATTGGTTATGGATCCTAGGACAGGTATTATTGTCGGGAGTATGCATAGTACAAACCAAGTACAAATTTCTACTCCTCCAATCGCAAAAAATAAACTTCAGATTTCTTCAGCCGTCAAGGCTGTTGCATCGTTACCACAAAATACACCCACTCCAGCCCCAAGAAATATGAGGTCGAGAAGAGGGGGAATATCTACTCCTCCAGCTTTAGTACAATCGAGAACAAATACTTCTACACTTACTAGATCGAACAGTCATGGTGTAATAACAAGAGGAAATTCAAATACCACTAGATCAAATAATTCGGTTAGGGGACTTCCACAGAGTGGAGCGTCTTCTCCAACAATACAAACGAGAGGAATGAAAAGTATACCCACAATTCAGACTAGGAATAATAAAGCAACACCACCAACCACCAGTAAGAGG CCTATCATTAATGTTcctgttgaaaaacaaaaacaagtGGTAGATTTGACGTCAGAGGAAAATCGTAATCAGGCAGATAACAGGGAAATTGCATTTAGTAAGCTTCAGGGAAAAACTTATCCATCATTAGTAGTAGTTGCAAGACCGCATCTCAGAGTTACCGATTTATCTATAGACAGACCAAAACTTGATGCTAAGGTGAAAAGTGTTTTAATGCATCCTCCTACTAAATTCACAGAGTG GTTGATTCAACAAGGCCTAATTCGTGCTGAACAAAAATGTCCTGTGCACAGTAATACCCAACTTAAATTGGGAATGTACAGTGATGTTGCCAAATTTCCATTTTCGGGTGGTTATGTTTGGATATCCGAGTGCTGTCCTCAAAGATTTGTGTCGGTTTTTAATGGTTCAATCTTTGAAGGATCACCCCATCCACCTGTTGTCATGTTAAAGCTCATTTATCATTGGGCTTGCCAGACAAATATTCAGAATGTCACTCAATGG GTTAAAGTGGATAATCTATATGTGAAAGGTGTATATGTATGGCTCAGAGGTATATGTACAGTTGCTGTACAAAGCCGGCTACGACAGTTGGGTGGCCCCGGATGTCGCATAGAAGTAGGCGTGATTTCATTGGGAACCACATCCCATGATGGAAATCAAAGGCAAGTCAAAGTGGAAGTACTAGGAGTATTGGAGTCGAGCACTAAATACCTTAGACTACGAGCGGTGGAACCCATGCCTGATGGAGACAGAAACTTTagaaagaaattcttgaagattTTAGAACCAATTCTGAGTTGG GTGCACCCTGCCAGTACCATCGTGACTGATTTAACCGTAGATAAAGCTACTTTACATCATATGGGTTTTACGAATGTGATTCAAACTACTTCGAATGATTACAGTCAGAGCAATAGAACTATAATGGAATTTTTGAGAAGGATTGTTCCTAGAATGTTCCAAAATACTTTGTCTCTTTTATCAAGACAAATTATCCAACAATTTCTGGACGAGCTAGTTTGGAGGGAGTGGTTTGGTATAACTTCTCAATTG GCATTCGACAATATTCTTGCACATCTAGCTGAGCAAACTAGATCGAATACACACACACCTCTTGTGCTCAGATTGAATAAAGTTGCGGCAAACCCGTTCAGATGTTGGAGCAACAATGCTGGAAGTCCGATACCTGGCAACAGTGCAACACCAACTCCTGCACCTCGTGCATCCAAAATCTCTGAAGAGGCATCGTCCACGTCCAAGAACCCCCCTCAAGCATCAGCAGCAGCGGCTGCTACACCTGCCAAGACTCCTGTTCCGGAAGTGAAAAAATACGGAAGAGGAAAAAAGAACAATGCTCCCCAAGTCCAA GTTGTTCAAGAACGTCCGAACAAGCCCGTATCACCAGACGTTCCCGAGCAAATGGTGCCCCTCGAGAATTACTATTACGGTACAATAGACCCCCTGATCACCTCTTCGTCGAAGGTCACCCTAAACATGAAATGTCCCTTCTGCAAGAGCAGCTTCGACAACAACATCCTCCTTCAGAACCATCTCTTCAAGCATGCACACAACGTTTCCAACGATGCCTACCTGTGCCGTTATTGTTTGACGAGCGTGTCTACGGCCAACGAACTGATCCACCACGTCAACAAGTGCCATCCCGGAGAGACCAAATTCGACTACGGCTTCGTGTGTCTGATTTGCGAGATACATTACATGAATCCGTTTGTGTTGGGCAAGCACATGTCGAAAGAACACATCCCCCACGAATTACCCTACCAGTGTGGAAGCTGCTCGTTCAGGTGCTCGAATCACAAGCAGGTCATCgatcatttttatttgaaacatgACGGTGGAGCCACGATACAATGTCCGTTCTGTCTGAAATCTACAACCGTTTGGTCAA gtGGAAGGAATGTTGCCCAAAATATTCACTACTTCATCCAACATCTTCAAAAACACCAGAAGAAGCAATTCGCTAAAAGATGTGGCAAATGCAATCTCTGGTTCGTTCAAAAGGAAGTCTTGAAAGAGCACCAGCAAAAAATGCATATATCCCTACGTGGCAAAGCGGGACTAGTACCTTACGCTTCGCCTAGGAATGGAGTGATGGTGCCAAAATCGAAAATTGACAAGGATCCATGCGATGCGGAAGTTATCAATTTTTCTTCTCTTTATTATAATGTTTCCAGCGATTCTGTATGCAAGGAATGCAATCAGACTATCTCATCTTCCAAACATTTCCC atcgtTCGATAACTGTCAGAATCCTAACTGTCAATATTCCACGTGTTGTGCCATTGCCATGATGACTCACAATGCAAAATGTAAAGGACTGAACTCTGTGATACCACCAGAAACACTTCCTTATGAAATGTTTTGTGTCTGTGGCTTCAGAGACGTTGATG GAAATTCGATGGCGAAGCATTTAGCAATCTGCGAAAAGAAATCAGCCTATCCCTCGGAAGCAGAAGCAAAATCTGCGACAGTAATGCATAGTATGTTAGATATTTTGGGTTTAGTTAGAAAACCTGAAGAAAAGCCATCTGAAACTATTCCCATCGAAGAGAAGACTGAGGACTCGTTGAAAACTACTAAAAAAGCAATAGATTCGACTGAGATAAATATACTTTCTGATGAAGAGGATGAAAGTCCTGTAAGTGTtgaaattctggaaaaaaacaaaccaaatgaaaatgattcCACATTAGAGAGTACaattaaagaagaaaatacaGCTATTATTGATAAACAAAATTCCAATATCGATGACAAGGTTATTGAAAATAAGAAGGAAAGTGAGGAAGACACGATTATAGATATTGAATCCGATGAAGATATAGTAATCAATGATGAAGTCATAACTAAATCTCCACAAGATATACcaaaaaaagaggaaaaacaaaatttagaaGTACTTGATGATGACAATGAAAAcgaaactgaagaaataaaaattgactTGAATAAAGAACagaaagaaaatgaatttgaaattaatgaaattccaGAAGTGAGTAATTCCCCCAGTGAAAAAGGTACCACTGATCATGATATAGAAAAGGATCTCATGacagaaaaagaagagaatgaagtAAAATCTACCGAAGTGGAAACTGAGAAGAAGATAGAAGCAGATATCACTGAACAGAAGATGGAAACAGATCAGACTGAAAAAAGTATAGATAGTGATGAGATAGAAACAGATCagactgaaaaaaatttagataGTGATGAGATAGAGAATGAACAGATTGAGAAAGAGAATGAAGGAAATCTTAATGAAAAAGAGATTGAAACAGAGAATTCTTCTCAAATAGAACAAATTGAAGGAGAGGTGGAAtctgataaaattgaaaaagaaatagatGATACAAATATGAACATCGAGATCCATCACACTGAAAAAGAGATGCCAACAGAAAATACGGCAATGGAAGTAGATCATGATGAAAAAGAAATGGAAGTAGATCATGATGATAAAGAAATGGAACTAGATCATGATGATAAAGAAATGGAAGTAGATCATGATGAAAAAGAAATGGAAATAGACCAAGATAAAAAAGAAATGGAAATAGAtcataatgaaaaagaaataaaaatagatCAAAAAGAAATAAGAACAGAGGAGACTCAAAAAGATAATGAAATAGAGAATACTGTGAAgggaattgaagaaaatgatatGGAAGGAAATATTGATACAGTTGAAACAGAAAAAAGTGAATGCCAATCGCCAAAAAATCTTGAGGGAGAGGTTGAAGAAAATCTTACTAAAGAAAAAATCGGAACAAACCATCCTGAAGAACAAATAAATAATGTTGAATTTGAAAGTGATTCAGCAAAACTGGCTgcaaatgaagaagaaaatttggAATCATTGGTCACGCTTGATGAAGTTCCaatggaaaaaaataagaacgatgaaaaagttgatttggaagaaacaaataatgaaaatgataataaaaaagatAATGAAATTACAGAAATTTCTGGAGATAGCAGTGAAAATGCAACGGAGAATGACCAGCAATTAAATGATGAAAAAGATGGAGATATTCAAGAACAGGAAGTTGTAACACAACAAAATGAATCAAATACAGTTTCTGATCCAAATTCTTGTCAAGAAAAATCTCCAGTATTTGACGAAGTTATTGACGACAAAACGTTAGTTGGTACACCATGCAAAGATAGTGAAAACGAAAATGTGCAAGAagataatttaattaatgacgTTTTAGCAACTGATAATGTTCCGACTACTAATTTAAATTTGACAGAAGGTTCGGCGAGTATGGATGTGGACTAG